DNA from Alphaproteobacteria bacterium:
TAAAAAACCACATCGGCTGATACCGAAGATGCACCGTTGTGGTGTAACGCAAAAAATGCTCCACAATGAAATATTTGTGTGCAAATTCAGGATTCTTAAGGCTGACCAAAATGTGCCACGGGGCTGTAATCGCCAAAAATATCAAAAGCGCAGTTGGGATATAGGCCGGCAGAACGCGATGCCATTGCCGTGCCAGGGTCAGCCATATCAGGATCACAGGGCCAGGAACCGCTAGGGCCATAACACCCTTTGTCAACACACCAAGGGCGCAAGATGCAGCGAATGCGGAATACCATGCTCGTCGTTTGGGTCCAGCAGATGATTCAATGGCACGATAAAAACTGTACAAAGAAAGCGTCACAAGAATGCTGACCGGCATATCCAGCGTGATAAGACGCCCCAGGCTAAAATAAAGAACCGACCCCCCCAAAACAAGGGACGCCGTAATACCCGTTGTTCGATCAAAGCATGACCGCCCAAACGCATAGGTCGCAAGACAACCGATAACAGCAAACACAACAAGCCAAAGGCGCATGACCCCCTCGTGCAGGCCGAACGTTTTAATACTTGCAGCCTCTAGCCAATAGAGCAAGGGGGGCTTTTCAAAATATTTTACCCCATTCAGGCGCGGCGTTACATAATCGCCGGTTGCCACCATTTCACGCGGAATTTCTACGTATCGTGCCTCGTCAGGAGTGGCAAAGGGGCGATTGCCCAGCTGAAAACAAAACAGGATTGTAAAAATAAGCACAAGGATTGTTATGTCTTTGCGATAGTATTGTGTTTTTTTGGGCAGGCTCATCATCATACTCATTTTAATTTGGAAGCAAGGCTCTGGATGGCCACGTCGGACTTCGTCCTCCTCGCCATGACGATAATGATGTCATGGCGAGTGAGCAGAGCGAACGTGGCCATCCAGGGCCTTGCATTCTCAACAAGGATATTTTCTCACAAAAACTCTAATTTGACTGCGGCGATACAAGATTCCAATCTCGCCGTGTTTCTAGGGCTTTTTTTCGCCCCTCTTCCAGAGAAACCGCTTGTTGCTGATCGTCCTCAAATATTTCCACCATTTTTTCCACAATGGGACCCTGAATTAAAAGATTGACCTCTCGATTGTTATCAAGACACGGGGGTGACAAACTTGTCGTACCAACAAAAGCATATCGATCATCAACAATAACAGCTCGCGCATGCGCATAAAGATCCAAAATCAACCGCACATCTGCACCCGCAGCCTTTAATTGGTCTTGCGATACAGCATTAGGATCCTGCTTATCATACCCTATTGGATAGGGCATGATAATCACATCAACCTTTATGCCCTTTTCTTTTATAAGCCGCCCTATGACCTTTACAATTTCAGGATCATTTAAATATTGCTGATATAGCTTAATCGTTTTTTGCGCTGTCCTTAAAAAGGCAATAATTTTTTCCCTGTTATGATCGGGGCCAATAATGACAGAAGACAGGGGGGGCATGTCAGGAAAAAGTTCGTTATGGGCATCTTTCTCAAAAAGTCTTTCAAGAAGTGAAAATTCCCCCGGATGATCTTTTTTGCTAAAAGCAACCGCAAAATCACGACAGTGATCAAACGTTGTTTCATCAAAGTTTCCCGTAGTAATGATAAAACGCTTTGAATCAATCAGAATATAGCGCGCATGATAATGGCCGGTTGGATATCTTTCCTTCAGGTTGAGGGGACGTCCATAAACACGAACGCCTGCATCCAGCAAACGTTTCACTTGGGATTTTTGACTATTATCTTTGTTAAAATCATGTCGATAAGGATCTTCTTCCACAACAAGCTCAACCGTGACCCCGCTTTTGGCACGACCTATCAGGGAATCAACGATCGCCGTATCTTTGATCTGATACGCTGACATTTGAATAGTCTCTGTCGCTTGGTTGATTTCCTGGATAAGGGAATCCCGGGCCGATCGTCCATCATGTTTCGGATAGACAATAAGCCGGTCTGGTGTGATGTACCTTTGTTCCGCTGGGGATCGAGCCTCAGCAAACTGCCCCATGAAAACAACAAAAAACAGGAAAGCATTTTTACAAAAAATTGACATATCACATCCCCTTATGCCCATTCTAAAGTATTACCACCCTACGCGTACGGATTTTTACTGCTGCGGAAAGAAATTCGTATCGGAACCCCAGGAAGCTTAAAATCTTTTCGCATGGAATTCACCAAATACCGTTTATAGGAATCTGGAACCTCTGTTGCCTTGCTGCAAAAAATCAAAAAAGTCGGTGGACGCGTTTTGGCCTGGGTCATGTATTTCAAACGAATACGACGCCCTGATACGGTCGGTGGCGGATGCGCCGTAACGGTAAACTGCAGCCACTGGTTCATCTGACTTGTCGAAAATTTCTGATTCCAATTCTTGTCCGTTGCCAGAACGGCATTCATCAAATCGTCCAGATTATCCTTTTGAAGCGCCGAAATCGGCACACACGCGATGTCACGCGCCTGGGTCAAGTGATGATTTAATTGATGCTGGATGTGATCAAAAAGCTTTTCCTTGTCTTTGACCTTGTCCCATTTATTCAGGGCCAGGATAAGACCGCGCCCTTCCTCGATAACATCCGACGCCAGGCTTAGATCTTGCTTTTCAATTAAATGCTCTGC
Protein-coding regions in this window:
- a CDS encoding phospholipase D-like domain-containing protein yields the protein MSIFCKNAFLFFVVFMGQFAEARSPAEQRYITPDRLIVYPKHDGRSARDSLIQEINQATETIQMSAYQIKDTAIVDSLIGRAKSGVTVELVVEEDPYRHDFNKDNSQKSQVKRLLDAGVRVYGRPLNLKERYPTGHYHARYILIDSKRFIITTGNFDETTFDHCRDFAVAFSKKDHPGEFSLLERLFEKDAHNELFPDMPPLSSVIIGPDHNREKIIAFLRTAQKTIKLYQQYLNDPEIVKVIGRLIKEKGIKVDVIIMPYPIGYDKQDPNAVSQDQLKAAGADVRLILDLYAHARAVIVDDRYAFVGTTSLSPPCLDNNREVNLLIQGPIVEKMVEIFEDDQQQAVSLEEGRKKALETRRDWNLVSPQSN